The genomic interval CGATGCTGGCGGAGAGGAAAACCGTGCCGCCGGAGCTGGAGCGGGCGGAGCGCACCACCGCCGCAAGTTCCTCGATGGCGCTTTCCAGCGCCGGCCGGTCGCAGGCCCCGCCGGCCAGCATGGCGAAGGCATGGTCGCTGACACGGGCGATCAGGTCGAAGGCAGCGGCCTGCACCGCCATCCGCTGGGCCAGACCGTCCAACACCTCGTTGGCGAAACCCTGGCCCATGCTGCTGCGGATTTCCGCGAAACGGTCGATGTCCAGGATGACAAGGGTGAAGGGCTCGCCCATGTTGCGGTAATCCGCCATATGCTTCAGCAGCATCAGGCGGTTGGCCAGCCCGGTCACCGGGTCGTAGTAGGCGAGGCGGAACAGGTCGTCCTGCACCTGCCGGCGTTCGGTCATGTCCTGAACGACGACGAAATAGCCGGCGATGCTGCCGTCTTCCAGCCGGTACGGCGCATGCAGCCGCATCACATAGCGCTGCTGGCCGTTGGCCTGGGTGATCCACCCTTCCGTGTGCAATGTCTCGCCCGCCAGCGCGCGTTCGGCCTGGACCATGGTGCTGCGCTGCAGCTCAGGCCCCAGATGCACGCCGATGGTGGTGCCGAGCGCCTTCTCCAGCGTCGTCCCCATCATCTCCAGATAGGCACGATTGGCGTAGATGTGCCGCCGCTGCGGGTCCATCAACGCCACCTTCACCGTCATGGCGTCGAGAATCTGACGCAGGGCGTCAAGCCCCGGCGCGCCGGATGTGGCACCCGATAAAGCGTCGGCCAGCGCGGTGATTCGGGGATCAGGACTCATGGCGAGGATAGAGCGGGGTACTCATCAGGAAATCGATACCCAACACTTACGCGAAGTGTCACCCGCCCGTCAAAACCAAAGCGGCCATAGTGCAACAGAGCTTGAACGTTTCTACAGCCGGTTCAACGGAAACACGGCTGCATATCCATGGGCATATCATAGTATTCATTCAAGCGCGGGTTGCACCATCGCCAAACGCACAATCCAGGTTTTCCGTTCCTCATCGCGCGAGTGGAGGAAATGTCTTCGTCTTGTGTCGGCGCATCTGCGGCCTGTGATTGTGTTTGCGATCGAAAGTTTGGCCTGGGATCTGTCTTGTGCGGTGCAGGAACGCGGCTGAGGCATGGCTGTGCCCAGCAATGGAAAGACATCGGCAAACCGGCGCGGATTTATACTGCCAATACAAGTGGGGCCAACGAAGCTGAGGATGTCGCCCGGCCAGCCCCCGGCGCCGCCCTGATCGTAAATCCCCGATTCCCCCAACGAGGGGCAACGATCATCATTTTGGGCAGGAACCACGCCATGCCTCTCAAGGATTTCCTCGTCGTCGTCGACGATACGCCCGCGTCAGCAGCGCGTCTCGACCTTGCGGCACGGCTCGCGGCACGGTGCGATGCGCACCTGACCGCGCTCTATGCCTTCACCGACACGGTCTTCCCCGGCTACATCGAAGCCGAAATCCCGCAGGAATTGCGCGATAGCCGCCGCCAGAGCCGCAATGACCAGACGGACCGGATGCGGGCGGCCTTCGACGACGTCATGCGCCATCACGGCCTGACCGACCGGTCCGAGTGGCTGGCCCAGGAGGGCGATCCGACCATCACCACCGCCGTGCGCGGCCGTTATGCCGATCTGGTGGTGGTGGGCCAGCCCGATCCGGACCGCGACCGCGACCAGCCGGTCGCCCAGCCGGCCGATCTTCTGTTCGAATGCGGCCGGCCGCTTCTGGTCGTGCCCTATGCCGGCCGCTTCTCCACCATCGGCGAGCGGGTGCTGGTCGGCTGGAACGGCAGCCGCGAGGCGGCGCGCGCTGTCGGCGACGCCCTGCCCCTGCTGACCACCGCCAAGCGCGTCGTGGTGATGGCCGCCAATCCTAAGCCCGGCCTCAACGGCCTGGGTGACGAGCCCTGCGCCGACATCGCCCGCCACCTGTCGCGCCATGGCTGCCGCGTCGAGGCCACCCATGTCGCCACCGACGTGGTGGAGCCCGGCGACACGCTGCTGAACATGGCCGCCGACGAAAGCTGCGACCTGCTGGTGATGGGAGCCTACGGCCGTTCCCGGTTCCGCGAACTGGTGCTGGGCGGCATGACCCGCTTCATCCTGCAGCACATGACGGTTCCGGTGCTGATGAGCCATTGAGGAAGGAGGGGGATGGGCGTCGACACCCGTGGGGTTAAGCGACCGCCAATCCCCCCTCTCAAGCCACCCCGAGTCCCTTCCGAGTCTCTCCGCAACCAGCACGAGTCGCCCCGCGCAGCCCGTGGGGAAAAGCGACCGGCCACCCTTATCCACCCCGGCGACCGTGGGGGAAAGCGGCGGAGTCGTGGGGAAAAGCGGCGCGACTCGGGGTTTCCCCATGGGGACAAGCGGCGACTCAACTAATAAGTCTAACAACTAACCACCGACTAGCACGGTCGCCTAACCCCACATTGACTCCACCGCCCACGGCTCACCAGGATGCCACAACATCTGGGTGAGGGCGCCATGGGCGACATACACAGGCTGGTGATCGAACATGGCCGGGACAAGGCGCGCGCCCTGGTCCGGCCGGAGGAGCGGACGCTGGTGGACATCGCCGCCGACATCCTGGCGGACGAGAACCAGCATCTCGGCATCACCTACAGCGGCTTCTGCCTGACCAGCCTGCCGCACAAGAAGCTGGCCGACGACGTGCCCTGGGAAAAGCGCGGCCATCAGGTGACGCTGCTGGTCGAACCGGGCCGCCTGAAGGTGAACGGCAAGATGAAGCTGTTCGGCGTTCCCTATGGCGCGCGGGCGCGGATGATCCTGATCTATCTGCAGACCCAGGCGGTGCGCACCGGCCGCCGCGAGGTCGAGCTTGGCCGCTCCATGCGCGACTGGCTGACCCGCATGGGCATCAGCGTCGGCGGAGAGACCTTCCGCGGCTTTCGCGAACAGTCGTTGCGCATCTCCGCCTGCTCGCTGAAATTCTTCTGGGACGGCGAGGATGCCGACGCCTTCGAGAAAGGCGGCATCGTCAAACGCGGCCTGATCTTCCACGACGCTCTCGGCGACGACCGCCAGGGCACGCTGTGGAACGACGTGGTCCAACTGGACGAGACCTTCTTCCAGGCCCTGCGCGACCATCCGGTGCCGCTGCTGGAGGAGGCGGTGCGGCAGTTGAAGGACCGCTCGCTCAGCCTCGACCTCTATGTCTGGCTGGCCTACCGGCTGCATTCGCTGAGCCGGCCGCAGCCGATCTCCTGGCCGTCGCTCTATGCGCAGTTCGGCGCCGGCTACGACCAGATGAAGCATTTCAAGCCGCGCTTCGTCCAGGCCCTGCAATATGCGCTGGCCGCCTATCCGGATGCGAAGGTCGAACCGGCCGACGATGGCGTCGTCCTCCATCCCAGCCGCCCGCCCATTGCCCGCCTGCTGGCGTGAGGGCGTGGGGTTAAGCGACCGGCGCCGAAATCCCCATGGTCGCTTTCCCCCACACGTTCCAAAGCTCGCCGTCGCCATTGACCCACGTCATTGGGCCGTCCTCCCCTCCCTCCTAAGATCGCCGCCAGTTCCCGAACGGAGAGGCCCTGCCTTGGACGCCCTGTCGCTGCTGGATGCCGGACTGAACCAGTGCGCCGTGGTCATCGACCGCGACGGCGGGCTGTTGCTGGCGCTGCTGACCGCCGGGCTGGTCGGCGGCACCACCCATTGCACCGGCATGTGCGGTCCCTTCGTGCTGGCCCAGGTGTCGGCGCGGCTGGAGCGGGTGCCGCTGTCGGCGATGTCGGAGTTCCGGCGCCTGACCGGGGCCGCCGTGCTGCCCTATCATGCCGGCCGGGCGACGACCTATGCGCTGATCGGCGCGCTGTCGGCCTCGGTCGCCGGCCATGTCGGCGCACTGCCCGGCCTGCGCTGGCTGTCGGTGGCGCTGCTGGCGCTGGCGGCGCTGTTCTTCCTCGGCTATGCCGCGCGCGGCATCCTGTCCTGGCTGCCGAAGGCGCCGCCGCTCGGCGGCGACGGGGTGCGGCGCTGGTGGGCGGATCGGGTGTCCGGCCTCGCCCGGCCGCTGTTCGGCAATCCGACGGGTTGGCGCGGCTATGGGCTGGGAGTGGCGCTGGGCTTCATTCCCTGCGGAATGCTCTATGGCGCCATCGCCGTGGCGGCGGCCAGCGGCAGTGCGTTGACCGGCGCGCTCGGCATGGCGGCCTTCGCGCTCGGCACGGTGCCGAGCCTTCTAGTGGTCGGGCTGGCCGGCCACATCGCCGGCCGCACCTGGCGCACCGCGGTCGCCCGCATCGCCCCGGCGATCATGCTGGTGAACGCCGGGGTGCTGGGCTGGATGGCCTGGAAGCTGGTTGCGTAAACCAGCCTCCCAGCCTGTTTCCCACCAGCATTCAGTGAATGCCGCAGCCGCCCTTGAGGGCGTCGCCCAACGGGACCTGCCCGCTGCCGGGCTTCAGGGGCTGCTGCTGGCTCTCGTGCGGCGACCAGCCGGCGAGATAGAGCACCTCGAAGGTCACCGGAATCCGCCCGTCCGGCTCGGCATAGAGTTCGGCATAGCGCCGGGCCGCATCGAACAGCAGGGCGCGGGTTGCCGGAACCTTGCGACGGGCCAGCACGGCGTTGGTCTCGCCCATGCCGCGCAGCTCGCGCATCAGGGCGAAGGCGTCGGAATAGGTGACGGTGATGACATCGCTGTCGACCACCGGCAGGGCGAAGCCGGCCCGTTGCAGCAACCCGCCGGCATCCTTGATCTCGGCAAACGGCGACACGCGGGGAGAGACGCCGCCCGCCACCTCCATCTCCGCCTCGTACAGGCAGCGGCGCAGTTCGGCCAGCGTCTGGCCGCCCAGCATGGAGGCACAGAAGAAGCCGTCGGGCTTCAATGCCTGCCGGATCTGCACCAGGGCACCCGGCAGGTCGTTGACCCAATGCAGGCTGAGATTGCTGACCACAAGATCGAAGCTGCCGGAAGCGAAGGGCAGGAACTCCTCATCGGCGGCAACGGTGGAATTCCCAGGACCGGCGGCTGCGCGGGCGAAATCCGGCGACAGGTCGCAGGCGACCAGCCGTTCGATCCCCTTGCGGCCGTTCAGGATACGGCCCATCGCCCCGTCGTGGCAGCCGACGTCCAGCGCCAGCGGGAAGGGACGGATCACATCCTCCAACCGGTCGGCGAGGCGGTCGGCGATCTCCTCGAACAGGAAGGCGTGGTCGGTGAATTCGGCGACGGCGCGGTCGCGGCGGCGGCGGACGAGCGCGCGGTCGAAGACGGTCATGCTGTCGGGGCTTGTCATGGCCGCACTATACCCCAGCCCGGCGGCGCGACAACCGTGCTACACTCGCAGCCCAGCTACATTGTCCGCGCCACCACTTTCCATCGGGACAGCTCCGGAATGGGCATCGACGAAGCCATCGCAGTCAGCCACGAAGCGCTGATGGTCATCCTGAAAATCTCGCTGCCGACGCTGGGCGTCACCGCCCTGCTGTCGGCCGGACTGATGCTGTTCCAGAGCGCCACCAACATCAACGAATCCTCGTTGCAGCAGGATATGAAGTTTTTCGCAACGCTGCTGGTCCTGTTCGTAACCGGCCCGGCGATCTATCTGGCGTTGCGCGACTATACGGCCGTGATCTTCGAACGCATCGCCATGCTGCAGTGACGGGACGGACGATGCAGGCACCAGCGCGTCTCGCCGGCCCTCTCGCTGGATTGGGCCGTATCGCCGCCGGCGCGGCGGCCCTGCTGCTGGACGCGCTGCTGCCGCCGCGCTGCCTCAGCTGCGGCGAGGCGGTGGACCGGCAGGGCGGCCTGTGCGCGGCCTGCTG from Azospirillum sp. TSH100 carries:
- a CDS encoding universal stress protein, producing MPLKDFLVVVDDTPASAARLDLAARLAARCDAHLTALYAFTDTVFPGYIEAEIPQELRDSRRQSRNDQTDRMRAAFDDVMRHHGLTDRSEWLAQEGDPTITTAVRGRYADLVVVGQPDPDRDRDQPVAQPADLLFECGRPLLVVPYAGRFSTIGERVLVGWNGSREAARAVGDALPLLTTAKRVVVMAANPKPGLNGLGDEPCADIARHLSRHGCRVEATHVATDVVEPGDTLLNMAADESCDLLVMGAYGRSRFRELVLGGMTRFILQHMTVPVLMSH
- a CDS encoding replication protein RepA, with translation MGDIHRLVIEHGRDKARALVRPEERTLVDIAADILADENQHLGITYSGFCLTSLPHKKLADDVPWEKRGHQVTLLVEPGRLKVNGKMKLFGVPYGARARMILIYLQTQAVRTGRREVELGRSMRDWLTRMGISVGGETFRGFREQSLRISACSLKFFWDGEDADAFEKGGIVKRGLIFHDALGDDRQGTLWNDVVQLDETFFQALRDHPVPLLEEAVRQLKDRSLSLDLYVWLAYRLHSLSRPQPISWPSLYAQFGAGYDQMKHFKPRFVQALQYALAAYPDAKVEPADDGVVLHPSRPPIARLLA
- a CDS encoding sulfite exporter TauE/SafE family protein; the encoded protein is MDALSLLDAGLNQCAVVIDRDGGLLLALLTAGLVGGTTHCTGMCGPFVLAQVSARLERVPLSAMSEFRRLTGAAVLPYHAGRATTYALIGALSASVAGHVGALPGLRWLSVALLALAALFFLGYAARGILSWLPKAPPLGGDGVRRWWADRVSGLARPLFGNPTGWRGYGLGVALGFIPCGMLYGAIAVAAASGSALTGALGMAAFALGTVPSLLVVGLAGHIAGRTWRTAVARIAPAIMLVNAGVLGWMAWKLVA
- a CDS encoding methyltransferase domain-containing protein, translating into MTSPDSMTVFDRALVRRRRDRAVAEFTDHAFLFEEIADRLADRLEDVIRPFPLALDVGCHDGAMGRILNGRKGIERLVACDLSPDFARAAAGPGNSTVAADEEFLPFASGSFDLVVSNLSLHWVNDLPGALVQIRQALKPDGFFCASMLGGQTLAELRRCLYEAEMEVAGGVSPRVSPFAEIKDAGGLLQRAGFALPVVDSDVITVTYSDAFALMRELRGMGETNAVLARRKVPATRALLFDAARRYAELYAEPDGRIPVTFEVLYLAGWSPHESQQQPLKPGSGQVPLGDALKGGCGIH
- a CDS encoding flagellar biosynthetic protein FliQ, yielding MGIDEAIAVSHEALMVILKISLPTLGVTALLSAGLMLFQSATNINESSLQQDMKFFATLLVLFVTGPAIYLALRDYTAVIFERIAMLQ